In a single window of the Serratia quinivorans genome:
- the tig gene encoding Trigger factor yields MQVSVETTQGLGRRLSITVPADTIKQAIKKELINAAKSVRIDGFRKGHVPMNIVEQRYGASVRQDVLGDAMQRSFVDAIIKEKINPAGAPNYVPGEYKEGEDFTFAVEFEVYPEVELKGLDGIEVEKPVVEVNDADVDTMLDTLRKQQATWKETDRAAQAEDRVTVDFSGSIDGEEFEGGKASDFVLAMGQGRMIPGFEEGLVGHKAGEEFTIDVNFPEDYHAENLKGKAAKFAIVLKKVEERELPELTEEFIKRFGVADGSTEGLRAEVRKNMERELKGAVRNRIKTQAIDGLVSANEIDVPAALIDGEVDVLRRQAAQRFGGNEKQALELPRELFEEQAKRRVVVGLLLGEVISTNDLKADEDRVKTLIEEMASAYEDPSEVVEFYSKNKELMNNMRNVALEEQAVEALLAKAKVTEKATTFSELMNQTQQA; encoded by the coding sequence ATGCAAGTTTCAGTAGAAACCACTCAAGGCCTTGGGCGCCGTCTCTCTATTACTGTACCCGCTGATACAATCAAGCAGGCTATTAAAAAAGAGCTGATCAACGCTGCAAAAAGCGTTCGTATCGATGGCTTCCGTAAAGGCCATGTACCGATGAACATCGTTGAGCAACGTTATGGCGCTTCCGTTCGTCAAGACGTACTGGGCGATGCGATGCAACGCAGCTTCGTTGATGCGATCATCAAAGAAAAGATCAATCCGGCTGGCGCACCAAACTACGTGCCGGGCGAGTACAAAGAAGGTGAAGACTTCACTTTCGCCGTTGAGTTCGAAGTGTATCCAGAAGTTGAGCTGAAAGGCCTGGACGGCATCGAAGTTGAGAAGCCGGTGGTTGAAGTTAACGACGCTGACGTTGACACCATGCTGGACACCCTGCGCAAGCAGCAGGCGACCTGGAAAGAAACCGATCGCGCAGCTCAGGCTGAAGACCGTGTGACCGTTGACTTCTCTGGTTCTATCGACGGTGAAGAGTTTGAAGGCGGCAAAGCCTCTGACTTCGTACTGGCTATGGGCCAGGGCCGCATGATCCCAGGCTTCGAAGAAGGTCTGGTCGGTCATAAAGCCGGTGAAGAGTTCACCATCGACGTTAACTTCCCAGAAGATTACCACGCTGAAAATCTGAAGGGCAAAGCGGCTAAGTTCGCTATCGTTCTGAAGAAAGTGGAAGAGCGTGAACTGCCAGAGCTGACTGAAGAATTCATCAAACGTTTCGGCGTGGCTGATGGTTCTACCGAAGGCCTGCGTGCTGAAGTGCGTAAAAACATGGAGCGCGAGCTGAAAGGCGCAGTGCGTAACCGCATCAAGACTCAGGCAATCGACGGCCTGGTCAGCGCTAACGAAATCGACGTTCCTGCTGCGCTGATCGACGGCGAAGTTGACGTTCTGCGCCGTCAGGCTGCACAACGTTTCGGCGGCAACGAGAAGCAAGCGCTGGAACTGCCACGCGAACTGTTCGAAGAGCAGGCCAAGCGTCGCGTAGTTGTCGGTCTGCTGCTGGGCGAAGTGATCAGCACCAACGATCTGAAAGCTGACGAAGATCGCGTTAAAACGCTGATCGAAGAAATGGCTTCCGCTTACGAAGATCCAAGTGAAGTTGTTGAGTTCTACAGCAAAAACAAAGAGCTGATGAACAACATGCGCAACGTTGCTCTGGAAGAACAAGCGGTTGAAGCCCTGCTGGCAAAAGCGAAAGTGACTGAGAAAGCCACTACCTTCAGCGAGCTGATGAACCAGACTCAACAGGCGTAA
- the bolA gene encoding transcriptional regulator BolA — MIREQIEAKLRAAFEPAYLEVVDESYRHNVPAGSESHFKVVLVSDRFVGERFLTRHRSIYGVLSEELSDGVHALALHTYTLKEWEGLQDTVPASPPCRGAGTLA, encoded by the coding sequence ATGATTCGCGAGCAAATAGAAGCAAAGTTAAGGGCGGCATTTGAGCCCGCGTATCTGGAAGTCGTTGATGAAAGCTATCGTCATAACGTTCCGGCGGGTTCAGAAAGTCATTTCAAGGTGGTGTTGGTCAGCGATCGCTTCGTTGGCGAACGTTTCCTGACGCGGCATCGCTCGATTTACGGCGTCCTGTCGGAAGAGTTATCCGATGGTGTACATGCGCTGGCGTTGCACACTTATACCCTGAAAGAGTGGGAAGGGCTGCAGGATACCGTGCCGGCTTCCCCCCCTTGTCGTGGTGCCGGAACCTTGGCCTGA
- a CDS encoding Uncharacterized lipoprotein has translation MLKKLCLPLLAALLLAGCATSSNTLNVTPKIVLPQQDPTLQGVTISINGADQRKDQALAKVNRDGQLVTLTPSRDLRFLLQEVLEKQMGARGYMIGADGAVDLQIVVNNLYADVSEGNLRYNITTKADISIIAQAKNGNKQVKNYRSTYNVQGAFTATNDKITNAVNSVLGDVIADMAQDTSVNDFIKQNAR, from the coding sequence ATGTTAAAGAAACTTTGCCTTCCACTGTTGGCCGCACTGCTGCTGGCCGGCTGTGCTACCAGCAGCAACACCCTGAACGTGACTCCAAAGATCGTATTGCCGCAGCAGGACCCGACTCTGCAAGGCGTCACCATCAGCATTAACGGCGCGGATCAGCGCAAAGATCAGGCCCTGGCCAAAGTTAACCGCGACGGCCAGCTCGTGACGCTGACGCCATCACGCGACCTGCGCTTCTTGCTGCAGGAAGTGTTAGAGAAACAAATGGGCGCACGCGGCTATATGATCGGTGCCGACGGCGCCGTTGATCTGCAAATCGTGGTGAATAACCTGTACGCAGACGTCTCCGAAGGCAACCTGCGCTACAACATCACCACCAAGGCCGATATCTCGATCATCGCTCAGGCGAAAAACGGCAATAAGCAGGTGAAAAACTACCGCTCAACTTATAACGTCCAGGGCGCCTTCACGGCAACCAACGATAAAATTACTAACGCGGTCAATAGCGTGTTGGGTGACGTTATTGCCGATATGGCGCAGGACACCAGCGTCAACGACTTTATCAAGCAAAACGCGCGTTAA
- the ampG gene encoding muropeptide transporter yields the protein MSKHYLNLFTQRNSAILLLLGFASGLPLALTSGTLQAWMTVEGIDLKTIGIFSLVGQAYVFKFLWSPFMDRYTPPFLGRRRGWLLISQVLLVVSIVAMGFMQPAQHLWWLAALAVLVAFCSASQDIVFDAYKTDLLSAEERGTGAAVSVLGYRLAMLVSGGLALWLADRYFGWQSTYWLMAGLMLIGIAATLLAPEPDDSIPAPRTMEQAVVAPLRDFFARNNAWLILLLIVMYKMGDAFAGSLSTTFLIRGVGFDAGEVGLVNKTLGLFATIVGALFGGVLMQRLSLFRALMLFGILQAVSNLGYWILAVTDKNIMTMGSAIFLENLCGGMGTAAFVALLMTLCNKSFSATQFALLSALSAVGRVYVGPIAGWFVEAHGWPLFYLFSIAAALPGLLLLRLCRQTLEYTQRTDNFMPRTEFRQFYRWALRMLTLGCSLLGLWLILLITNALDWSALPNLADRLLQMGAALSLVGIVMGSLLDYLALRRTRLA from the coding sequence ATGTCGAAACACTATCTGAACCTCTTCACCCAGCGTAACTCCGCGATCCTGCTGCTGCTGGGCTTTGCCTCGGGTCTGCCACTGGCACTGACCTCCGGCACGCTGCAAGCCTGGATGACCGTCGAAGGCATCGATCTGAAAACCATCGGCATTTTTTCGCTGGTCGGTCAGGCCTATGTGTTCAAATTCCTGTGGTCGCCCTTTATGGACCGCTATACCCCGCCATTCCTCGGTCGCCGACGCGGCTGGCTACTGATCAGCCAGGTGCTGCTGGTAGTATCGATTGTGGCGATGGGCTTTATGCAACCGGCACAGCATCTGTGGTGGCTGGCAGCATTGGCGGTATTGGTGGCGTTCTGTTCTGCGTCGCAGGATATTGTTTTCGATGCCTATAAAACCGATCTGCTGAGCGCAGAAGAACGCGGCACCGGTGCCGCCGTTTCGGTTCTGGGCTACCGCCTGGCGATGCTGGTGTCCGGCGGGCTGGCGTTGTGGCTGGCGGATCGTTACTTCGGTTGGCAGTCAACCTACTGGCTGATGGCCGGACTGATGCTGATTGGCATCGCCGCTACTTTGCTGGCACCGGAACCGGACGACAGCATTCCGGCACCGCGTACCATGGAACAGGCGGTAGTCGCCCCGTTGCGTGATTTCTTCGCGCGTAACAATGCTTGGCTGATTTTACTGCTGATTGTGATGTACAAAATGGGCGATGCCTTTGCCGGCAGCCTGAGCACCACCTTCCTCATCCGCGGCGTAGGGTTCGATGCCGGGGAAGTGGGGCTGGTGAACAAAACTCTCGGCCTGTTCGCCACTATCGTCGGGGCGCTGTTTGGCGGCGTGCTGATGCAACGTCTCAGCCTGTTCCGCGCCCTGATGCTGTTCGGCATCCTGCAGGCGGTGTCTAATCTCGGTTACTGGATACTGGCCGTTACCGATAAAAACATCATGACGATGGGCAGCGCTATCTTCCTGGAAAACCTGTGCGGCGGCATGGGCACCGCCGCCTTCGTCGCGCTGCTGATGACGCTGTGCAACAAATCATTTTCCGCCACCCAGTTTGCCCTGCTGTCGGCGTTATCCGCCGTCGGCCGAGTCTATGTTGGCCCGATTGCCGGCTGGTTTGTCGAAGCGCACGGCTGGCCGCTGTTCTATTTATTCTCGATAGCTGCTGCCCTGCCCGGTCTGTTGCTGCTGCGCCTGTGTCGACAGACGCTGGAATATACCCAGCGCACGGATAACTTCATGCCGCGCACCGAATTCCGGCAGTTTTACCGCTGGGCGTTGCGTATGCTGACCCTGGGTTGCTCATTGCTGGGCCTGTGGCTGATTCTGCTTATCACCAACGCACTCGACTGGAGCGCCTTGCCAAACCTGGCCGATCGGTTACTGCAGATGGGTGCAGCGCTCAGCCTGGTGGGCATTGTCATGGGCAGCCTGTTGGACTATCTGGCGTTGCGGCGTACCCGGCTGGCCTGA
- the cyoA gene encoding Ubiquinol oxidase subunit 2 precursor: MRLKKYNKSIGMLSLIASTVMLSGCNMVLMNPKGAIGVEQRTLIITAIALMLIVVIPVIFMAFAFAWKYRASNKDAKYSPNWSHSNKIEAVVWTIPIIIIAILGTITWKTTHELDPFKPIVTDKKPMTIEVVSLDWKWLFIYPEQGIATVNELAFPKDVPVEFKITSNSVMNSFFIPQLGGQIYAMAGMQTKLHLIGNEAGKYDGISSSFSGRGFSGMKFTAIVTPTEGDFDQWVAKVKASPTNLNATSDFNKLAEPSENNPVEYFSSVKPNLFKETIGKFMGDMNMHKGATTHEGMDMSQGMDMGEHAAHAGAEE, translated from the coding sequence ATGAGACTTAAGAAATACAATAAAAGTATTGGGATGTTGTCATTAATTGCCTCCACTGTAATGCTCAGTGGTTGCAATATGGTATTGATGAATCCCAAAGGAGCAATTGGTGTTGAGCAACGGACACTGATTATCACTGCTATCGCATTAATGCTGATCGTGGTGATACCAGTTATCTTTATGGCGTTCGCCTTTGCCTGGAAGTACCGTGCTTCCAACAAAGATGCCAAATACAGTCCGAACTGGTCACATTCCAACAAAATCGAAGCGGTCGTCTGGACCATTCCTATCATTATCATCGCCATCCTTGGCACCATAACCTGGAAGACTACCCACGAACTCGATCCGTTCAAGCCGATTGTCACTGACAAGAAGCCGATGACTATCGAAGTGGTGTCGCTCGACTGGAAATGGCTGTTTATCTACCCGGAACAAGGCATCGCAACGGTTAATGAACTGGCTTTCCCGAAAGACGTTCCAGTTGAATTCAAAATCACCTCTAACTCGGTAATGAACTCGTTCTTTATCCCTCAGTTAGGTGGGCAGATTTATGCGATGGCCGGGATGCAGACCAAACTGCACCTGATCGGCAATGAAGCAGGCAAATACGACGGTATTTCCAGCAGCTTCAGCGGTCGCGGGTTCTCCGGCATGAAGTTCACCGCCATTGTCACCCCAACCGAAGGCGACTTCGATCAGTGGGTTGCCAAGGTGAAAGCATCGCCGACTAACCTTAACGCCACCAGCGACTTTAACAAACTGGCAGAGCCGAGTGAAAATAACCCGGTTGAGTACTTCTCCAGTGTCAAACCGAATTTGTTCAAAGAAACTATTGGCAAATTTATGGGCGACATGAACATGCACAAGGGCGCTACCACGCACGAAGGTATGGACATGAGCCAGGGTATGGACATGGGTGAACATGCAGCTCACGCCGGAGCCGAGGAATAA
- the cyoB gene encoding Ubiquinol oxidase subunit 1 translates to MLGKLTIDAVPYHEPIIMVTVAAIVIGGLALLALITYFGKWKWLWSDWLTSVDHKKIGIMYIIVAMVMLLRGFADAIMMRSQQALASAGEAGFLPPHHYDQIFTAHGVIMIFFMAMPFVVGLMNVVVPLQIGARDVAFPFLNSLSFWFFVVGVVLINISLGVGEFAQTGWLAYPPLSGKEYSPGVGVDYWIWSLQISGLGTLLTGVNFFATIMKMRAPGMPLMKMPVFTWAALCTNVLIIVSFPILTVTIALLTLDRYLGFHFFTNDMGGNMMMYINLIWAWGHPEVYILVLPVFGVFSEVTATFSRKRLFGYTSLVWATIAITVLSFIVWLHHFFTMGSGANVNAFFGIATMIISIPTGVKIFNWLFTMYQGRIQLNSAMLWTIGFIITFSVGGMTGVLLAVPGANFVLHNSLFLIAHFHNVIIGGVVFGCFAGLTYWFPKSFGFTLNETWGIRAFWFWIIGFFVAFMPLYALGFMGMTRRISQNINPEFHPLLLVAAGGAALIACGILCQLIQIYVSVRDREQNRDLTGDPWGARTLEWSTSSPPPFYNFAVVPQIHDRDEFWDMKEKGNAYKKPAKYEPIHMPKNTGAGVIIAGFSLVFGFAMIWDIWWMAIAAFVGMIVTWIAKSFDEDVDYYVQVDEIERIENQHYEQISKAGVKHVN, encoded by the coding sequence ATGTTGGGAAAATTAACGATTGATGCGGTTCCGTACCACGAACCGATCATCATGGTCACCGTTGCTGCAATTGTTATCGGGGGTCTGGCTCTGCTGGCACTGATAACCTATTTCGGCAAGTGGAAATGGCTATGGAGCGATTGGCTGACTTCGGTCGACCATAAGAAAATTGGTATCATGTACATCATCGTGGCAATGGTTATGTTGCTGCGTGGTTTTGCCGATGCCATCATGATGCGTAGCCAGCAGGCGCTTGCGTCCGCCGGCGAGGCCGGATTCCTGCCGCCGCACCACTACGACCAGATCTTTACCGCCCACGGCGTAATCATGATCTTCTTCATGGCGATGCCTTTCGTGGTCGGCCTGATGAACGTGGTTGTACCCTTGCAAATCGGTGCGCGCGACGTTGCCTTCCCGTTCCTGAACTCCCTGAGCTTCTGGTTCTTCGTGGTGGGTGTCGTCCTGATCAACATCTCTCTGGGGGTGGGTGAGTTTGCGCAGACCGGTTGGCTGGCGTATCCGCCGCTGTCGGGTAAGGAATACAGTCCTGGCGTCGGGGTCGATTACTGGATCTGGAGTCTGCAGATTTCCGGTCTGGGTACCCTGTTGACCGGTGTGAACTTCTTCGCCACCATCATGAAGATGCGTGCTCCTGGCATGCCTCTGATGAAGATGCCGGTGTTCACCTGGGCGGCGCTGTGTACTAACGTCCTGATCATCGTTTCTTTCCCAATTCTGACTGTTACCATCGCGTTGCTGACCCTGGATCGCTACCTGGGCTTCCATTTCTTTACCAATGATATGGGCGGCAACATGATGATGTACATCAACCTGATTTGGGCCTGGGGTCACCCAGAGGTGTATATCCTGGTTCTGCCAGTGTTTGGTGTGTTCTCTGAAGTCACCGCGACCTTCTCAAGAAAACGCCTGTTCGGCTATACCTCACTGGTATGGGCAACCATCGCGATTACCGTTCTGTCGTTCATCGTATGGCTGCACCACTTCTTTACCATGGGGTCCGGCGCGAACGTTAACGCCTTCTTCGGTATCGCCACCATGATCATTTCCATCCCTACCGGGGTGAAAATCTTCAACTGGCTGTTCACCATGTACCAGGGCCGCATTCAGCTCAACTCCGCAATGCTGTGGACCATCGGCTTCATCATCACCTTCTCCGTGGGTGGGATGACCGGCGTTCTGCTGGCAGTACCGGGCGCGAACTTCGTGCTGCACAACAGTCTGTTCCTGATTGCCCACTTCCATAACGTGATTATCGGTGGTGTGGTGTTTGGTTGCTTCGCCGGCCTGACCTACTGGTTCCCTAAATCCTTCGGCTTCACGCTGAACGAGACCTGGGGTATCCGTGCGTTCTGGTTCTGGATCATCGGTTTCTTCGTGGCCTTTATGCCACTGTATGCTCTGGGCTTTATGGGTATGACTCGTCGTATCAGCCAGAACATCAACCCAGAGTTCCACCCACTGCTGCTGGTCGCGGCTGGTGGCGCGGCTCTGATTGCCTGCGGTATCCTGTGCCAACTGATTCAGATTTACGTCAGTGTGCGTGACCGTGAGCAGAACCGTGATCTGACCGGTGACCCATGGGGCGCTCGTACGCTGGAGTGGTCTACTTCGTCTCCACCGCCGTTCTATAACTTTGCCGTAGTGCCGCAGATTCATGACCGTGATGAATTCTGGGACATGAAAGAAAAAGGCAACGCTTATAAGAAACCGGCGAAATACGAACCGATTCATATGCCGAAAAATACCGGTGCCGGTGTGATTATTGCTGGCTTCAGCCTGGTATTTGGTTTCGCGATGATCTGGGACATCTGGTGGATGGCGATCGCTGCCTTCGTAGGTATGATCGTGACCTGGATTGCCAAGAGCTTCGATGAAGATGTTGATTACTATGTGCAGGTTGATGAAATCGAGCGCATTGAAAACCAACACTATGAACAAATCAGCAAAGCAGGCGTGAAACATGTCAACTGA
- the cyoC gene encoding Cytochrome o ubiquinol oxidase subunit 3 → MSTDTLTNHDAAHAEHGHHDAGETKVFGFWIYLMSDCILFASLFATYAVLVNGTAGGPSGKDIFDLKFVLVETFLLLFSSITYGMAMIGMNKGKVGSVNTWLFLTFLFGLGFVAMEIYEFHHLIVEGYGPDRSAFLSGFFALVATHGLHVTTGLVWIVIMMIQVSKRGLTSTNKTRLMCLSLFWHFLDVVWICVFTVVYLLGVMS, encoded by the coding sequence ATGTCAACTGATACTCTGACTAACCATGACGCAGCCCATGCAGAGCATGGGCACCACGACGCAGGTGAGACCAAAGTCTTCGGATTCTGGATCTACCTGATGAGCGACTGTATTTTGTTTGCGAGCTTGTTCGCGACTTATGCAGTACTGGTGAACGGGACCGCTGGCGGTCCCTCTGGCAAAGACATCTTCGATCTGAAGTTTGTTCTGGTTGAAACCTTCCTGCTGTTGTTCAGCTCCATCACCTACGGTATGGCGATGATCGGCATGAACAAAGGCAAGGTTGGCAGCGTTAATACCTGGCTGTTCCTGACCTTCCTGTTTGGTCTGGGCTTCGTAGCGATGGAAATCTATGAATTCCATCACCTGATCGTTGAAGGCTATGGTCCGGATCGCAGCGCGTTCCTGTCCGGCTTCTTCGCACTGGTTGCTACCCACGGTCTGCACGTGACTACCGGTCTGGTTTGGATCGTTATCATGATGATTCAGGTCAGCAAGCGCGGCCTGACTTCAACCAATAAAACCCGTCTGATGTGCCTGAGCCTGTTCTGGCACTTCCTGGACGTGGTTTGGATCTGCGTATTCACCGTTGTTTACCTGCTGGGGGTTATGTCATGA
- the cyoD gene encoding Cytochrome o ubiquinol oxidase protein CyoD, translated as MSHSSHETSHGGASHGSVKTYLIGFILSIILTVIPFAMVMSGTASHSTILAVVVGMAVIQVVVHLIYFLHMNTSSEERWNLVALLFTAMIIGIVVVGSLWIMYNLNINMMVD; from the coding sequence ATGAGTCATTCATCCCATGAAACTTCTCACGGCGGCGCAAGCCACGGTAGCGTCAAGACCTATCTGATCGGCTTTATTCTGTCGATCATCCTGACGGTGATTCCATTTGCGATGGTGATGAGCGGCACCGCCTCTCATTCAACTATCCTGGCGGTTGTAGTCGGCATGGCGGTAATTCAGGTAGTTGTTCACCTGATTTACTTCCTGCACATGAATACCTCATCGGAAGAGCGCTGGAACCTGGTGGCATTGCTGTTCACCGCTATGATCATCGGTATCGTTGTTGTGGGTTCACTCTGGATTATGTACAACCTCAACATCAATATGATGGTCGATTAA
- the cyoE gene encoding Protoheme IX farnesyltransferase, whose translation MIKQYLQVTKPGIIFGNLISVVGGFLLASKGSIDYPLFLATLVGVSLVVASGCVFNNYIDRDIDKKMERTKNRVLVKGLIAPSVSLVYATALGIAGFALLYIGANPLAMWLAVMGFVVYVGVYSLYMKRHSVYGTLIGSLSGAAPPVIGYCAVTNEFDAGALILLAIFSLWQMPHSYAIAIFRFKDYQAANIPVLPVVKGISVAKNHITVYIVAFMIATLMLTLGGYAGYKYLIVAAAVSVWWLGMALRGYKTENDSVWARKLFVFSIVAITSLSVMMSIDFSATAAPEALMTYVW comes from the coding sequence ATGATTAAGCAATACCTGCAAGTAACTAAACCAGGAATTATTTTCGGCAATTTAATTTCTGTCGTCGGGGGATTCCTGCTCGCCTCTAAAGGGAGCATCGACTATCCCCTGTTTCTCGCCACCCTGGTGGGGGTCTCGTTGGTTGTCGCTTCGGGCTGTGTATTTAACAACTACATTGACCGTGACATCGACAAGAAAATGGAGAGAACGAAGAATCGGGTGCTGGTTAAGGGCCTGATCGCGCCGAGTGTAAGCCTGGTTTATGCTACCGCTCTGGGTATTGCGGGCTTTGCGTTGCTGTATATCGGTGCCAACCCGCTGGCCATGTGGCTGGCGGTGATGGGCTTTGTGGTTTATGTCGGTGTTTATAGCCTGTACATGAAACGCCACTCGGTATACGGCACGCTGATCGGCAGCCTGTCGGGCGCTGCGCCACCGGTTATCGGTTATTGCGCAGTCACCAACGAGTTCGATGCCGGCGCGTTGATCCTGCTGGCTATCTTTAGCCTGTGGCAGATGCCGCATTCCTATGCGATTGCCATCTTCCGCTTTAAAGATTACCAGGCAGCCAACATTCCGGTCCTGCCGGTAGTGAAAGGCATTTCGGTGGCGAAGAACCACATCACGGTCTACATTGTGGCGTTTATGATTGCCACCCTGATGTTGACCCTGGGCGGCTACGCCGGCTACAAATACCTGATCGTCGCTGCGGCGGTGAGCGTATGGTGGCTGGGCATGGCACTGCGTGGTTACAAAACCGAAAATGACAGCGTTTGGGCACGCAAGCTGTTTGTGTTCTCGATTGTTGCCATCACTTCGCTGAGCGTAATGATGTCGATTGACTTCAGCGCGACAGCCGCGCCGGAAGCGTTGATGACGTACGTCTGGTAA
- the yajR gene encoding Inner membrane transport protein yajR gives MNDNAMTPLERRATWGLGTVFSLRMLGMFMVLPVLTTYGMALNGASETLIGIAIGIYGLAQAVFQIPFGLISDRIGRKPLIVGGLLIFALGSVIAAATDSIWGVILGRALQGSGAIAAAVMALLSDLTREQNRTKAMAFIGVSFGITFAIAMVVGPIVTHAFGLHALFWMIAVLALAGIVITLAVVPSASHHVLNRESSIVRGSFSKVLSNSRLLKLNFGIMCLHILLMSSFVALPLAMEKAGLATSEHWIVYLVTMLVSFAAVVPFIIYAEKKRRMKQVFMGCVAVLFCAEVLLWLSGAHLWGIIAGVQLFFMAFNVMEAILPSLISKESPAGYKGTAMGVYSTSQFIGVAIGGSLGGLLYGLQGAGLVFIAGAVLAAIWFLVSSTMQEPPYVSSLRITLSELAVKDSALESRLKAQPGVAEAIVVPEERSAYVKVDTKQTNRGQLEALVNSL, from the coding sequence ATGAACGATAATGCAATGACCCCGCTGGAGAGACGAGCGACCTGGGGATTAGGCACGGTATTCTCACTGCGCATGCTGGGCATGTTTATGGTGTTGCCGGTACTGACCACCTACGGTATGGCGTTGAACGGCGCCAGCGAAACGCTGATCGGTATCGCCATCGGTATTTATGGCCTGGCGCAGGCGGTGTTTCAGATCCCCTTCGGCCTGATATCCGATCGTATCGGCCGTAAACCGTTGATTGTCGGCGGGCTGCTGATCTTTGCGCTGGGCAGTGTCATTGCCGCCGCGACCGACTCTATCTGGGGGGTGATCCTCGGCCGGGCATTACAGGGCTCCGGCGCTATCGCCGCGGCAGTGATGGCACTGCTGTCAGACCTGACCCGGGAACAAAACCGTACCAAGGCAATGGCGTTTATCGGCGTCAGCTTCGGTATTACCTTCGCTATTGCCATGGTGGTCGGCCCGATCGTTACCCACGCCTTTGGCCTGCATGCGCTGTTTTGGATGATTGCCGTGCTGGCATTGGCCGGCATCGTGATCACTCTGGCGGTGGTTCCTTCCGCCAGCCACCACGTGCTGAACCGGGAATCGAGCATCGTACGCGGCAGCTTCAGCAAGGTGCTGAGCAACTCCCGGCTGTTGAAGCTCAATTTCGGCATCATGTGTCTACATATCCTGCTGATGTCCAGCTTCGTGGCGCTGCCGCTGGCGATGGAAAAAGCCGGCCTGGCGACGAGCGAACACTGGATTGTCTACCTGGTCACCATGTTGGTTTCTTTTGCTGCCGTGGTGCCCTTTATCATTTATGCCGAGAAGAAGCGCCGCATGAAGCAGGTCTTTATGGGTTGCGTAGCGGTGTTGTTCTGCGCGGAAGTGCTGCTGTGGCTGTCCGGCGCGCACCTGTGGGGCATCATTGCCGGCGTGCAGCTGTTCTTTATGGCGTTTAACGTCATGGAAGCCATTCTGCCTTCGCTGATCAGCAAAGAGTCTCCGGCCGGCTACAAGGGTACGGCGATGGGGGTTTACTCCACCAGCCAGTTTATCGGCGTGGCGATCGGTGGCAGCCTGGGTGGCTTGCTGTATGGCCTGCAGGGTGCGGGGCTGGTGTTTATCGCCGGGGCGGTGTTGGCGGCAATCTGGTTTTTGGTCAGCAGTACCATGCAGGAACCGCCTTACGTCAGCAGCCTGCGTATTACGCTGTCGGAACTGGCCGTGAAGGATTCGGCACTGGAAAGCCGCCTGAAAGCCCAACCGGGCGTGGCGGAAGCGATAGTGGTGCCGGAAGAGCGCAGCGCCTACGTGAAGGTCGATACCAAACAAACCAACCGCGGCCAATTGGAAGCGCTGGTGAATTCACTGTAA
- the yajQ gene encoding putative nucleotide-binding protein has protein sequence MPSFDIVSEIDMQEVRNAVENATRDLGTRWDFRNVPASFELNEKDESIKVASESDFQVQQLLDILREKLSKRSIEGSALEIPEEMTHSGKTYSVDAKLKQGIESAQAKKLVKLIKDSKLKVQVQIQGDEVRVTGKSRDDLQGVMALVRGADLGQPFQFKNFRD, from the coding sequence ATGCCATCTTTCGACATTGTTTCCGAAATTGATATGCAGGAAGTGCGTAACGCCGTCGAGAACGCCACGCGCGATCTGGGCACCCGTTGGGATTTCCGCAACGTGCCGGCCAGCTTTGAGCTGAACGAAAAAGACGAAAGCATTAAAGTTGCCAGTGAGTCTGATTTCCAGGTGCAGCAGTTGCTCGATATTCTGCGTGAAAAGCTCAGCAAGCGCAGCATTGAAGGCAGCGCACTCGAGATCCCGGAAGAAATGACTCACAGCGGTAAAACCTACAGCGTGGATGCCAAGCTGAAGCAGGGGATTGAAAGCGCCCAGGCGAAGAAACTCGTCAAGCTGATCAAAGACAGCAAGCTGAAGGTCCAGGTACAGATTCAGGGTGATGAAGTGCGGGTGACCGGCAAATCACGCGACGATCTGCAGGGCGTGATGGCGCTGGTGCGCGGTGCCGATCTCGGACAGCCGTTCCAGTTCAAGAACTTCCGCGATTAA